In the genome of Coregonus clupeaformis isolate EN_2021a unplaced genomic scaffold, ASM2061545v1 scaf0012, whole genome shotgun sequence, one region contains:
- the LOC121545448 gene encoding glutaminase kidney isoform, mitochondrial-like — translation MHCLKRLRTTNAGVLQLLKHAVNSALVGSDSNVLSRSQQPFQLFCTSAALHHNSKQHHQAVNDLDQAECRNSLISGMDLLFYTITEGKEMISVSQFVSALRSTGLWTSDPRLRDCMHQLRQSMRESAGTVMMDQKLFRKCVGANILLLTQAFRRKFIIPDFEVFASNIDQLYYSTQRQEGGHVADYIPQLAKFSPDLWGVSLCTVDGQRHSAGDTKVPFCLQSCVKPLEYAIAVHEIGTEHVHRYVGKEPSGLKFNQLSLNEEDKPHNPMVNAGAIVISSLLKPNSNKAERFDYVMEYLKKIAGTEYVGFSNATFQSEKETGDRNFAIGYYLKEKKCFPENADMIAALDFYFQLCSIEVTCESGSVMAATLANGGICPITGERVLSAEAVRNTLSLMHSCGMYDFSGQFAFHVGLPAKSGVSGAVLLVVPNVMGIMCWSPPLDRVGNSVRGIHFCQELVSLFNFHNYDNLRHFARKLDPRRLSLDDRNKSVVNLMFAAYSGDVSALRRFALSAVDMEEKDYDSRTGLHVASAEGHVEAVIFLTETCKVNPHIKDRWGNTPLDDARQFGHDGVVSALTEYQRMYPCSNGSQSETEDQRKLDTVKVVV, via the exons ATGCATTGTCTTAAACGTCTGCGTACTACTAATGCGGGAGTTTTACAACTGCTTAAACATGCTGTCAACTCCGCACTAGTTGGGAGTGACAGCAATGTTTTATCCAGGAGCCAGCAACCCTTTCAGCTGTTCTGCACGAGTGCAGCACTGCACCACAACAGTAAGCAACATCATCAAGCTGTCAATGATTTGGACCAAGCTGAGTGCAG GAACAGCTTGATCTCTGGGATGGACCTTCTCTTCTACACCATCACAGAGGGCAAAGAGATGATCTCTGTCTCTCAGTTCGTCTCT GCGTTGAGGAGCACAGGTTTGTGGACATCTGATCCCAGGCTGAGGGACTGTATGCATCAGCTGCGCCAGTCAATGCGGGAATCTGCCGGAACAGTCATGATGGACCAGAAACTTTTCAGGAA gtgtgtggGTGCTAACATCCTGCTGCTGACCCAGGCGTTCAGGAGGAAGTTCATCATCCCAGACTTTGAAGTGTTTGCGTCCAACATCGACCAGCtgtactacagtacccagaggCAGGAGGGGGGACAT GTAGCAGATTACATTCCTCAACTGGCTAAATTCAGCCCTGATCTGTGGGGAGTGTCTCTATGCACCGTGGATGGACAAAG ACATTCTGCAGGTGACACCAAGGTTCCATTCTGTCTTCAATCATGTGTGAAGCCACTGGAGTACGCAATCGCTGTGCACGAGATCGGCACTGAGCATGTGCACCGTTACGTGGGCAAAGAGCCTAGCGGACTCAAGTTCAACCAGCTGTCACTGAatgaggagg ATAAACCACACAACCCTATGGTGAATGCGGGGGCTATCGTCATCAGTTCTCTGCTCAAG ccTAACTCGAATAAGGCAGAGAGATTTGATTAT GTAATGGAATACTTAAAGAAGATTGCTGGCACAGAGTATGTGGGCTTCAGCAACGCCAC TTTTCAATCAGAGAAGGAGACCGGGGATAGGAATTTTGCTATTGGTTACTATCTGAAGGAGAAAAAA TGCTTTCCTGAGAATGCAGATATGATTGCAGCCCTCGACTTCTACTTCCAG CTGTGTTCCATCGAGGTGACCTGTGAGTCAGGCAGTGTCATGGCCGCCACACTGGCCAACGGGGGCATCTGTCCAATCACAGGCGAGCGGGTGCTGAGTGCAGAGGCCGTGCGGAACACCCTAAGCCTCATGCACTCCTGCGGAATGTACGACTTCTCTGGCCAGTTCGCCTTCCAT GTGGGTTTGCCTGCCAAGTCTGGCGTGTCGGGTGCAGTGCTGCTGGTGGTCCCTAATGTCATGGGAATAATGTGTTGGTCTCCTCCGTTAGACCGTGTCGGAAATAGTGTCCGAGGCATTCACTTCTGTCAG GAGCTGGTTTCTCTCTTTAACTTCCACAACTACGACAACCTGAGACACTTTGCAAGAAAGCTGGACCCTCGCAGACTCTCACTTGATGATAGG AACAAGTCAGTGGTGAACCTGATGTTTGCAGCTTACAGTGGTGATGTCTCTGCCCTGAGGAG GTTTGCTCTCTCGGCTGTTGACATGGAGGAGAAAGACTATGATTCTCGTACAGGTCTCCACGTGGCGTCAGCTGAAG GTCATGTGGAAGCGGTGATCTTCCTAACAGAGACGTGTAAAGTGAACCCCCATATAAAGGATAG GTGGGGAAACACACCCCTGGATGATGCCAGGCAGTTTGGTCATGACGGGGTGGTGTCGGCCTTGACGGAGTACCAGCGGATGTATCCATGCAGTAATGGGTCCCAGTCAGAAACCGAAGACCAGAGAAAATTAGACACAGTGAAGGTTGTGGTTTGA